Proteins encoded within one genomic window of Brassica napus cultivar Da-Ae unplaced genomic scaffold, Da-Ae ScsIHWf_1006;HRSCAF=1412, whole genome shotgun sequence:
- the LOC125595209 gene encoding protein NIM1-INTERACTING 2-like, which translates to MSSEKKQERREEDNGDGNKGLSSSKIVRTVTEEEVDEFFKILRRVHVATRTGAKVNVGVDERGLPTKKRKRSQSLGLVNSLHSNGVRDGELDGITQVGLRNSGLDLNCKPEPETVSL; encoded by the coding sequence ATGAGCTCGGAGAAGAAACAAGAACGCCGCGAAGAAGATAACGGTGATGGAAACAAAGGGTTATCGTCAAGTAAAATTGTACGTACGGTAACGGAGGAAGAGGTGGATGAGTTTTTCAAGATACTACGTAGAGTACACGTGGCGACACGGACGGGTGCGAAAGTTAACGTCGGTGTCGATGAACGAGGGTTACCGACTAAGAAGAGGAAACGGAGTCAGAGCCTTGGTTTGGTAAACTCATTGCATAGTAACGGCGTTAGAGATGGAGAACTCGATGGAATAACTCAGGTCGGGTTAAGAAATTCGGGTTTGGATCTGAACTGTAAACCGGAACCTGAAACCGTTAGTTTGTAA